The genomic DNA ATAATTATATCGATCCAAGATTTGCTATTCTCGAGAAACTGAAAAAGAATCTTTAACAAACAGAAGGAGAAAATAACAATGGCTGTACCGAGCAGAAAAACATCAAGGACAAGAAGAGATAAGAGAAGAAGTCATGATGCGCTGAAAGCGCCCCAATATACTCTTTGTCCTCAATGTCAAGAACCAAAACTTCCCCATAGAGTTTGTAGAAACTGCGGATATTATAAAGGGAAGGAAGTGGTCAAGATTGAAACATCGTCATAATGCTATTTTTGACAGCAGGCGTTGATTATGATTGTATTGGATGCAATGGGAGGGGATTTTGCGCCCAAAGTTGCGGTAGAGGGTGCATATAAGGCGTTTGCTGAATTTGGCATAAAAACAGCACTAATAGGAAAAAGAGACGAAATTCAATCCTTCCTGCCAAATGATAGTAGAGCATCCAAACTTGAAATTATAGATGCATCTGAAGTCATAGAAATGAATGATATCCCTTCTGAATCATTTTATACAAAACCTGAATCGTCTATCCAGAAGGGGATACAGATGATAAAGGAAAAAAGAGCTGATGCCTTTATCAGTGCAGGCAACACCGGTGCTGTAATGTATGCAGCATATAAGATTTTAGGGACAATGGAGAATATTTCTCGTCCTGCAATAACATCGCCCATACCGACACCTAAAGGAACTAGTTATCTTTTGGACTGCGGAGCAACTGCGGAATCAAAACCTCAATGGCTCCGAGAATTTGCAATTATGGGACATATTTATTGTTCAAGATTTATTGGAATCGATAATCCTTCTGTAGGGCTTCTATGCAACGGTACTGAAAGGACAAAAGGGATCAGAAGTTTACAAGAAGCTTATGAACTTATTTCTGCAGAAAAGGAGATAAATTTCATAGGATTCATTGAGCCGAAAGATGTACTTAAAGGGAGAATTGATTTAGCAGTAACAGACGGCTTTTCAGGAAACATATTTTTAAAGACTATAGAGGCATGGGCTACAATGTTTATTGACCTCTATTCAGAAAGCCGAAACAAAAATCTAAAATCAAAAATATTTTCTTTTCTTTCAAAGACAGCTGTCAATGATGTCCTTGAAAGACTGAATGTTTCAAATTATGGCGGTTCTCCATTATTGGGAATAAATGGATTGGTTGTAATATGCCATGGAGAATCAAATGCAGAAAGCATAAAGAATGCCATCTATATTACAAATGAATATCTTTCAAAGGATTTTGTCAAAGTAATTTCAGGAGAAACTATTAGAATCTCTACAGAAACACGAAAAAGAGAAATACCGAAGCGAAAAGGACTATTCGCTTTTTGGAAATCTATTTTTAAGGAGGGTAGAAAGAAGAAGAGTTAGCTTCTTACAAAGACTCTATCTACTCTTTGCCCTATTGCACAAAGGATTTCATAAGGTATTGTTCCCACTTTTTTGGCTATATCATCAGCGCCAATACATTTGTTATTTTGAATTCCCATTAATACAACTTCATCACCCCTTTTAGCACCATCGATATCGGTAATATCTATCATAGCTTGGTCCATACATATTCTTCCCAATAAAGGGGCAAATTTTCCATTTACCAGCACATCAAAATTATTGGATAATTTCCTATTTAATCCGTCTGCATAACCGCAGCCAATGGTAGCAATTTTAGTTCGTCTTGAACATCTATAAGTGCGGCCATAGCTTATAAAGCTTCCTTCTTTGACTTCCTTGATATGCAAAATTCTGCTTTTCAATGTCATTACAGGTTTTAGAAGTAGATTTTTAGTTTTGTCTTCACAGGGCTTATAGCCGTAGAGCATCAATCCAATTCTCGGAGATGAATATATGGAATCAGGATATTTCAGAAATGCAGCGCTGTTTGCGGCATGAAAATTCGAACTTATGCATCTATTGATTATCTTTTTCTTGCATTCCTCAAAGGTAGATAATTGTTGAAGAGTGTAGCTATCGTCATCTGAATCAGCTTCGGCAAAATGCATCATTATCCCTTCAACTTCGATGTATTTGCAATCTTTTAAGAAATCAAGGAAGTCATTTATTTCTTCCGGCAGAATTCCAAGACGCCCCATTCCTGTATCTATTTCGATGTGTGCGGAGGCTCTTTTATTCTTTTTTTCTGCTATAGAATTAATCTCTTTACACATCACTTTTGAATAGATAACAGGAGTCAAATCATATTCTATGGCATAATTTATTTCTTCTCGAAGTAAACCTCCAAAAACAATGATTTTTGAAGAAATACCTGCTTCTCTTAATTCAATGCCCTCCTTTAAATAAGCAACAGCAAATTGATTGATTCCATTTTTTTCAAGGCATCTGGATACTTCAACTGCGCCATGTCCATATGCATTTGCTTTGACTACACAGAGCAAAGATTTTTGGGAAGGGAGATGTTTTTTTATTTCCTTGAGGTTGTTTTCAAGGGCATTGAGATTGATTTCTGCCCAAGTGAGATTTCTTATTTTCTTCATTTT from Candidatus Schekmanbacteria bacterium includes the following:
- a CDS encoding 50S ribosomal protein L32, with translation MAVPSRKTSRTRRDKRRSHDALKAPQYTLCPQCQEPKLPHRVCRNCGYYKGKEVVKIETSS
- the plsX gene encoding phosphate acyltransferase PlsX encodes the protein MIVLDAMGGDFAPKVAVEGAYKAFAEFGIKTALIGKRDEIQSFLPNDSRASKLEIIDASEVIEMNDIPSESFYTKPESSIQKGIQMIKEKRADAFISAGNTGAVMYAAYKILGTMENISRPAITSPIPTPKGTSYLLDCGATAESKPQWLREFAIMGHIYCSRFIGIDNPSVGLLCNGTERTKGIRSLQEAYELISAEKEINFIGFIEPKDVLKGRIDLAVTDGFSGNIFLKTIEAWATMFIDLYSESRNKNLKSKIFSFLSKTAVNDVLERLNVSNYGGSPLLGINGLVVICHGESNAESIKNAIYITNEYLSKDFVKVISGETIRISTETRKREIPKRKGLFAFWKSIFKEGRKKKS
- the alr gene encoding alanine racemase, giving the protein MKKIRNLTWAEINLNALENNLKEIKKHLPSQKSLLCVVKANAYGHGAVEVSRCLEKNGINQFAVAYLKEGIELREAGISSKIIVFGGLLREEINYAIEYDLTPVIYSKVMCKEINSIAEKKNKRASAHIEIDTGMGRLGILPEEINDFLDFLKDCKYIEVEGIMMHFAEADSDDDSYTLQQLSTFEECKKKIINRCISSNFHAANSAAFLKYPDSIYSSPRIGLMLYGYKPCEDKTKNLLLKPVMTLKSRILHIKEVKEGSFISYGRTYRCSRRTKIATIGCGYADGLNRKLSNNFDVLVNGKFAPLLGRICMDQAMIDITDIDGAKRGDEVVLMGIQNNKCIGADDIAKKVGTIPYEILCAIGQRVDRVFVRS